Proteins encoded together in one Prunus dulcis chromosome 3, ALMONDv2, whole genome shotgun sequence window:
- the LOC117621765 gene encoding putative disease resistance protein RGA4, with translation MGKQELQLAVILQEIQPMLEDAERRQVNEVFVRNWLHDLKEASFDLEDVLDERDTAILKIKIQKLEFGVSEKVRFCRFNSFLCFSQVSRVGQRRHIDRRMKDVRERLSVIAFTSTI, from the coding sequence ATGGGAAAACAAGAGTTACAACTGGCTGTAATTCTCCAAGAAATTCAACCTATGCTTGAGGATGCAGAGAGGAGGCAAGTAAATGAGGTCTTTGTCAGAAACTGGTTGCACGACCTCAAAGAAGCGAGCTTCGATTTGGAGGACGTGTTGGATGAGCGGGACACCGCCATTCTCAAAATCAAGATTCAGAAACTGGAATTTGGAGTTTCAGAAAAGGTACGCTTCTGCAGattcaattcttttctctgtttcaGTCAAGTCAGTCGAGTCGGTCAACGCCGTCATATTGACCGTAGGATGAAAGATGTGAGGGAGAGATTGAGTGTTATTGCCTTCACTAGTACGATttaa
- the LOC117621766 gene encoding mitogen-activated protein kinase kinase kinase 17-like, whose protein sequence is MKRKVEEELEGEKHSMWSHGGHWQRGEFIGEVMAVKSAKVSASESIEHEAGVLFEIKGCPFVIERFGEETTTTDKGDKVYNLLLEFASGGTLDGLIQKSNGLGLPEYDVRRYTRSILEGIRHIHKCDYVHCDLKPDNLLLVPTTTTTSTTARSGATTSFVAKIADFGLAKKTKENYSRWRGTPRYLSPEALFDNKQDQSCDIWALGCIVFEMLTGNSPWDLKPGCDLDNSVDVTVFDHLRTSKIPAEISDVARDFLKSCLAMRSCERSTAERLLSHPFVAPPQPSKAGHAKLKVVNSSLGYAYGVSYFKPKADYRASTATVPRIHPLPGFEIPAGH, encoded by the exons atgaaaaGAAAGGTTGAAGAAGAATTAGAAGGGGAAAAGCACAGCATGTGGAGTCATGGAGGGCACTGGCAGAGAGGGGAGTTTATTGGAGAAG TGATGGCGGTGAAATCGGCAAAGGTGTCTGCTTCGGAGTCTATTGAACATGAGGCAGGGGTTCTGTTTGAGATCAAGGGCTGCCCTTTCGTTATCGAGCGCTTCGGTGAAGAGACCACAACCACAGACAAGGGTGACAAGGTCTACAACTTGTTGTTAGAATTTGCTTCTGGAGGAACCCTTGATGGCCTCATACAAAAATCCAATGGTCTTGGATTGCCTGAATACGATGTTAGAAGATATACAAGGTCAATTCTTGAAGGGATTAGGCACATTCACAAGTGTGACTATGTTCACTGCGATTTGAAGCCGGACAACCTTCTGCTTGTGCCTACCACTACCACTACTTCTACTACCGCTAGGTCTGGTGCTACAACTAGTTTTGTAGCCAAGATTGCAGATTTTGGGTTGGCTAAGAAAACCAAGGAGAACTATAGTCGGTGGAGAGGCACTCCTAGGTATCTGTCCCCAGAGGCTTTATTTGATAACAAACAAGATCAGTCCTGTGACATTTGGGCTCTTGGTTGTATTGTGTTTGAGATGCTAACCGGAAACTCCCCCTGGGATTTGAAGCCTGGTTGTGATCTTGACAATTCCGTCGACGTGACGGTGTTTGATCATCTACGCACTTCCAAAATTCCGGCCGAGATCTCAGATGTGGCCAGGGATTTTCTGAAGAGTTGCCTTGCCATGAGGTCCTGTGAAAGATCAACAGCGGAAAGGCTCTTGTCTCATCCATTCGTAGCGCCGCCTCAACCATCAAAAGCGGGTCATGCCAAGTTGAAGGTGGTCAACTCATCTTTGGGCTATGCATATGGTGTCTCTTACTTCAAACCGAAAGCAGATTACCGTGCAAGCACTGCCACTGTTCCCAGAATTCATCCCCTACCGGGTTTTGAGATACCAGCTGGACATTAG